In Mycobacteriales bacterium, a single window of DNA contains:
- a CDS encoding plasmid stabilization protein: protein MPRAWSDKRERQYEHIKEGLEQRGRDEDTAEEIAARTVNKERARNGESRQASRTSTEDISSGRRGGLRSHRGSGGRTKDQLYAEARSKNVKGRSSMTKDELERAVGR from the coding sequence ATGCCGAGAGCCTGGTCGGACAAGCGGGAGCGCCAGTACGAGCACATCAAGGAAGGGCTCGAGCAGCGCGGGCGCGACGAGGACACCGCCGAGGAGATCGCGGCGCGAACCGTCAACAAGGAGCGAGCTCGAAACGGTGAGTCGCGACAGGCCAGCCGAACGTCGACGGAGGACATCTCCTCAGGGCGCCGCGGCGGGTTGCGTTCCCACCGCGGATCGGGTGGGCGCACCAAGGACCAGCTGTACGCCGAAGCACGCAGCAAGAACGTCAAGGGCCGCTCGTCGATGACCAAGGACGAGCTCGAACGGGCGGTCGGGCGCTAG